In one window of Kosmotoga pacifica DNA:
- the pdo gene encoding protein disulfide oxidoreductase, giving the protein MAEKLLNDEIRTQVKEILSEMQGKVKILFFNSESNCDYCSTVEALISELVEITDMINYEKHELNSEEAEKYDVKMAPALVLLTPDGEDKGVRFYGIPSGHEFGTLLQDIVSFSKGATPELSPESIEKLSGIDKPVEIKVFVTPTCPYCPKAVLTAHNIAMANSNVSASMIEANEFPELSMEYGVSSVPHIVINDKVTFIGAYPEPQYVEEVLKAL; this is encoded by the coding sequence ATGGCTGAAAAACTTCTCAATGATGAAATAAGAACGCAGGTGAAGGAAATTCTCTCAGAAATGCAGGGAAAGGTAAAGATTTTATTTTTCAATTCCGAAAGTAACTGTGATTATTGTTCAACGGTTGAAGCACTCATTTCTGAGCTAGTGGAAATCACCGACATGATCAACTATGAAAAGCATGAACTTAACTCTGAAGAAGCAGAGAAGTACGACGTAAAGATGGCCCCTGCTCTGGTACTTCTCACACCAGATGGGGAGGATAAAGGTGTTAGATTTTACGGGATTCCATCCGGACATGAATTCGGAACGCTGTTACAGGACATAGTGAGCTTCTCCAAAGGAGCAACGCCTGAGCTTTCTCCTGAGTCCATCGAAAAGTTGTCTGGAATAGACAAGCCTGTTGAAATCAAGGTCTTTGTTACTCCGACCTGTCCCTATTGCCCCAAAGCTGTCCTTACCGCCCACAATATTGCTATGGCAAATAGCAATGTAAGCGCTTCTATGATCGAAGCAAATGAATTTCCCGAGCTTTCTATGGAATATGGTGTCAGTTCCGTTCCACACATTGTGATCAATGACAAAGTGACTTTCATTGGCGCATATCCTGAACCGCAATACGTTGAGGAAGTACTGAAAGCACTTTGA